Proteins from a single region of Acanthochromis polyacanthus isolate Apoly-LR-REF ecotype Palm Island chromosome 11, KAUST_Apoly_ChrSc, whole genome shotgun sequence:
- the anp32e gene encoding acidic leucine-rich nuclear phosphoprotein 32 family member E isoform X1 has translation MDMKKRIALEQRNRSPAEIAELVVDNSRSADGEVEGLTDEFTELEFLSMVNVGLSSLAKLPSLPKLRKLELSDNNLSGSLETLSEKCPNLTYLNLSGNKIKELSTVEALQNLKSLQSLDLFNCEITSLEDYRESVFELLPQVTYLDGFDQEDNEAPDSEADDEDEDGEDGAGPTGDYDEDDDEEEDEDGSEGGEVGLSFQVNRGDQDEDEEDYAEEEEEEDAAGVQGQKRKRDVDDEGEEDDDDEDD, from the exons ATAGCAGAGCTAGTGGTGGACAACAGTCGCTCTGCAGACGGGGAGGTCGAAGGTCTGACGGACGAGTTCACGGAGCTGGAGTTCCTCAGTATGGTCAACGTGGGTCTGAGCTCGCTGGCTAAGCTGCCCTCACTGCCCAAACTACGCAAG TTGGAGCTCAGCGACAACAACCTGTCGGGTTCTCTGGAGACTCTGTCGGAGAAGTGTCCCAACCTGACCTACCTCAACCTGAGCGGGAACAAGATCAAAGAGCTGAGCACCGTGGAGGCTCTG CAAAACCTGAAGAGCCTCCAGAGTCTGGACCTGTTCAACTGTGAGATCACGTCTCTGGAGGACTACAGGGAGAGCGTGTTCGAGCTGCTGCCTCAGGTCACCTACCTGGACGGCTTCGACCAGGAGGACAACGAGGCGCCCGACTCTGAGGCCGACGACGAAG acGAGGACGGCGAGGACGGGGCGGGGCCGACCGGAGATTACGATGAGGACGACgacgaagaggaggatgaggacgGCTCAGAGGGAGGAGAGGTGGGGCTGAGCTTTCAGGTGAACCGGGGCGATCAG GACGAGGACGAGGAAGACtatgcagaggaggaggaggaag aggATGCAGCGGGCGTTCagggacagaagaggaagagggacGTGGACGACGAGGGCGAGGAAGACGACGACGACGAGGATGACTAG
- the anp32e gene encoding acidic leucine-rich nuclear phosphoprotein 32 family member E isoform X3: MDMKKRIALEQRNRSPAEIAELVVDNSRSADGEVEGLTDEFTELEFLSMVNVGLSSLAKLPSLPKLRKLELSDNNLSGSLETLSEKCPNLTYLNLSGNKIKELSTVEALQNLKSLQSLDLFNCEITSLEDYRESVFELLPQVTYLDGFDQEDNEAPDSEADDEDEDGEDGAGPTGDYDEDDDEEEDEDGSEGGEDEDEEDYAEEEEEEDAAGVQGQKRKRDVDDEGEEDDDDEDD, translated from the exons ATAGCAGAGCTAGTGGTGGACAACAGTCGCTCTGCAGACGGGGAGGTCGAAGGTCTGACGGACGAGTTCACGGAGCTGGAGTTCCTCAGTATGGTCAACGTGGGTCTGAGCTCGCTGGCTAAGCTGCCCTCACTGCCCAAACTACGCAAG TTGGAGCTCAGCGACAACAACCTGTCGGGTTCTCTGGAGACTCTGTCGGAGAAGTGTCCCAACCTGACCTACCTCAACCTGAGCGGGAACAAGATCAAAGAGCTGAGCACCGTGGAGGCTCTG CAAAACCTGAAGAGCCTCCAGAGTCTGGACCTGTTCAACTGTGAGATCACGTCTCTGGAGGACTACAGGGAGAGCGTGTTCGAGCTGCTGCCTCAGGTCACCTACCTGGACGGCTTCGACCAGGAGGACAACGAGGCGCCCGACTCTGAGGCCGACGACGAAG acGAGGACGGCGAGGACGGGGCGGGGCCGACCGGAGATTACGATGAGGACGACgacgaagaggaggatgaggacgGCTCAGAGGGAGGAGAG GACGAGGACGAGGAAGACtatgcagaggaggaggaggaag aggATGCAGCGGGCGTTCagggacagaagaggaagagggacGTGGACGACGAGGGCGAGGAAGACGACGACGACGAGGATGACTAG
- the anp32e gene encoding acidic leucine-rich nuclear phosphoprotein 32 family member E isoform X2 — protein MDMKKRIALEQRNRSPAEIAELVVDNSRSADGEVEGLTDEFTELEFLSMVNVGLSSLAKLPSLPKLRKLELSDNNLSGSLETLSEKCPNLTYLNLSGNKIKELSTVEALQNLKSLQSLDLFNCEITSLEDYRESVFELLPQVTYLDGFDQEDNEAPDSEADDEDEDGEDGAGPTGDYDEDDDEEEDEDGSEGGEVGLSFQDEDEEDYAEEEEEEDAAGVQGQKRKRDVDDEGEEDDDDEDD, from the exons ATAGCAGAGCTAGTGGTGGACAACAGTCGCTCTGCAGACGGGGAGGTCGAAGGTCTGACGGACGAGTTCACGGAGCTGGAGTTCCTCAGTATGGTCAACGTGGGTCTGAGCTCGCTGGCTAAGCTGCCCTCACTGCCCAAACTACGCAAG TTGGAGCTCAGCGACAACAACCTGTCGGGTTCTCTGGAGACTCTGTCGGAGAAGTGTCCCAACCTGACCTACCTCAACCTGAGCGGGAACAAGATCAAAGAGCTGAGCACCGTGGAGGCTCTG CAAAACCTGAAGAGCCTCCAGAGTCTGGACCTGTTCAACTGTGAGATCACGTCTCTGGAGGACTACAGGGAGAGCGTGTTCGAGCTGCTGCCTCAGGTCACCTACCTGGACGGCTTCGACCAGGAGGACAACGAGGCGCCCGACTCTGAGGCCGACGACGAAG acGAGGACGGCGAGGACGGGGCGGGGCCGACCGGAGATTACGATGAGGACGACgacgaagaggaggatgaggacgGCTCAGAGGGAGGAGAGGTGGGGCTGAGCTTTCAG GACGAGGACGAGGAAGACtatgcagaggaggaggaggaag aggATGCAGCGGGCGTTCagggacagaagaggaagagggacGTGGACGACGAGGGCGAGGAAGACGACGACGACGAGGATGACTAG